A DNA window from Fodinibius sp. Rm-B-1B1-1 contains the following coding sequences:
- a CDS encoding Rrf2 family transcriptional regulator, protein MLLSSACVYGLRASVYLAAVSGGAYISIKEISSDLDISHHFLTKVLQQLTKADLMESRKGPKGGIRLAHSPGDLTLLEIVAAIDGMDVLTECALGLPGCGSEKPCPIHEKWVDTREAIQKMLTDTSLQELVTDGKDGNLRITADGKFRWD, encoded by the coding sequence ATGTTACTGTCAAGTGCTTGTGTTTATGGATTGCGAGCCAGTGTATATTTGGCGGCTGTTTCTGGTGGTGCTTATATCTCTATTAAGGAAATTAGTAGTGATTTAGACATATCCCATCACTTTTTAACAAAAGTGCTTCAGCAGCTTACCAAAGCTGATCTCATGGAATCAAGAAAGGGACCTAAAGGAGGAATACGTCTGGCTCATTCTCCAGGAGATCTGACTCTGCTGGAAATTGTAGCTGCTATTGATGGGATGGATGTGCTAACAGAATGTGCGTTGGGTTTGCCAGGTTGTGGGTCAGAGAAACCGTGTCCTATTCATGAAAAGTGGGTTGATACGCGGGAAGCCATCCAAAAAATGTTGACGGATACATCACTGCAAGAGTTGGTAACAGATGGTAAGGATGGTAATTTACGCATTACCGCTGATGGAAAGTTCCGCTGGGATTAA
- a CDS encoding ketoacyl-ACP synthase III: protein MAYTFRSVVTGTGSYIPSKKVTNADFLDRTFLNADGSPFDKTNEEIIQKFEEITGIKERRYAADDMLASDMGAIAGEKALDDAGLNREELDYIIVAHNFGDVRADNPVTDMVPSLASRVKQSLKIKNPNCVAYDLPFGCPGWTQGIIQSNYYLQSGDASNCLVIGTETLSRICDPNDRDSMIYADGAGATILEARETDDNIGILSHAARTDAKEEAYFLRMEPPFDSTSADAPLYMHMDGRKLYQYALTHVPDLVKMGLNKAGLKFDDVDKVLIHQANAKMDAAILKRLGKLYEKENISENIMPMTISWLGNTSVATVPTMLDLILRGQMDNHHIGSGDTIILASVGAGMNINAVVYKAP from the coding sequence ATGGCTTATACCTTCCGCTCTGTTGTAACTGGCACCGGATCTTATATTCCATCAAAAAAAGTTACAAACGCTGACTTTCTGGATCGCACGTTTTTAAATGCCGATGGTTCTCCTTTTGACAAAACGAACGAGGAAATCATTCAGAAGTTTGAAGAAATTACCGGTATTAAAGAACGGCGCTATGCCGCTGACGATATGCTGGCTTCCGACATGGGAGCAATTGCAGGAGAAAAAGCCCTTGATGATGCTGGCCTTAATCGCGAAGAGCTTGACTACATTATTGTAGCTCACAACTTTGGCGATGTCCGTGCCGACAACCCCGTCACCGATATGGTGCCAAGTCTTGCTTCGCGTGTGAAACAAAGTCTGAAGATAAAGAACCCAAACTGCGTAGCTTATGATCTTCCTTTTGGATGTCCGGGTTGGACACAGGGAATCATCCAATCAAACTATTACCTGCAAAGTGGAGACGCCTCGAACTGCCTGGTTATCGGCACCGAGACCCTTTCGCGCATTTGTGACCCCAATGACCGAGACAGTATGATTTATGCCGATGGGGCGGGAGCTACTATTTTAGAAGCTCGAGAAACAGATGATAATATCGGCATTTTGAGTCATGCTGCCCGAACCGATGCTAAGGAAGAAGCCTACTTTTTGCGGATGGAACCACCTTTTGATTCCACATCGGCCGATGCCCCTCTTTACATGCATATGGACGGACGAAAGCTCTATCAATATGCGCTAACTCATGTACCAGATCTCGTTAAGATGGGCCTGAACAAAGCTGGACTCAAATTTGATGACGTAGATAAAGTGCTTATTCATCAGGCAAATGCTAAGATGGACGCAGCTATTTTAAAACGACTGGGGAAGTTGTATGAAAAAGAGAATATATCAGAAAATATTATGCCCATGACAATTTCGTGGCTCGGCAATACCTCAGTCGCCACGGTACCCACCATGCTTGATCTTATTCTCCGTGGACAAATGGATAATCATCACATAGGTTCCGGCGATACCATCATTTTAGCATCTGTTGGTGCGGGGATGAATATCAACGCTGTGGTTTACAAAGCCCCTTAG
- a CDS encoding lipoate--protein ligase, with protein sequence MIFIHNEGNTDPHINLALEEYALRNFNYDHDYLLFYINEPSIIIGRNQNTLEEINHEYVEEHGIHVVRRISGGGAVYHDTGNLNFSFITDYDKKRLNNFKKFTEPIVRVLKKMGVDAELSGRNDLQVAGRKISGNAQFSSVDRMFSHGTLLFDSNLDEVTNALDVKMSKIESKGHKSVRSRVANISEFLDKPMDTTTFRKKLLDGLYEDRDEFETYHLTEEEWKKVHELKNEKYGQWDWNFGKSPKFNIQRTHRFDAGEIDLRLDVEEGHIDNIKIYGDFFGKEPVEQLEDYLQGTRYAREEIQNLIEPINIEQYFGAVPKSDFIELLYGSDE encoded by the coding sequence ATGATCTTTATCCACAACGAAGGGAATACCGATCCGCATATTAACTTGGCGCTCGAAGAATATGCGCTCCGTAATTTTAATTATGATCACGATTACCTTCTCTTCTATATTAATGAGCCGTCTATTATTATTGGGCGTAATCAAAATACGTTAGAGGAGATTAATCACGAATATGTTGAGGAGCATGGTATTCATGTAGTGCGCCGTATTTCTGGGGGTGGAGCGGTGTATCATGATACGGGAAATCTGAACTTTAGCTTCATTACGGATTACGATAAGAAGAGGCTCAATAACTTTAAAAAATTCACAGAGCCTATTGTTCGCGTGCTCAAAAAAATGGGGGTTGATGCTGAGTTAAGTGGACGTAATGATCTTCAGGTCGCTGGACGTAAGATATCAGGTAATGCCCAGTTTTCGAGTGTAGATCGTATGTTCAGCCATGGTACGCTCCTTTTTGATAGTAATTTGGATGAGGTTACGAATGCCCTGGATGTAAAGATGAGTAAGATTGAGTCGAAGGGGCATAAATCTGTTCGAAGTCGTGTGGCAAATATTAGTGAGTTCCTGGATAAGCCCATGGATACGACGACATTCCGCAAAAAATTGCTGGATGGTTTGTATGAAGATCGGGATGAATTCGAAACATACCATCTTACGGAAGAGGAATGGAAGAAAGTACATGAACTTAAGAATGAGAAATACGGCCAATGGGATTGGAATTTTGGCAAGTCGCCCAAGTTTAATATTCAGCGAACCCATCGATTTGATGCCGGAGAAATAGACCTTCGACTGGATGTGGAAGAAGGACATATCGATAATATAAAGATCTACGGAGATTTCTTTGGCAAGGAGCCTGTAGAACAGCTTGAGGATTACCTGCAGGGAACGCGCTATGCCCGTGAGGAAATCCAAAATCTAATTGAGCCTATTAATATAGAGCAGTATTTCGGGGCGGTGCCGAAGTCCGACTTTATTGAATTACTCTATGGTTCGGATGAGTGA